The Bubalus bubalis isolate 160015118507 breed Murrah chromosome 8, NDDB_SH_1, whole genome shotgun sequence sequence CCTTCCAGCCTCCGTTAACCTGTTGTCCCCTCACTCAGCAGCCTTAGCTGCTTTGGCTTCCCAGTTCTTGGGCCAGTCTTCCTCTTTCCGGGCTTCCTCTTTCTGCCCGGGTAACGTACTGAATTTTCGATCGCAGCATTCCCAAATCCTCAGTCTAATTCTTCCTGCCACACTTCTCCACTGGAGTCTTTACTTTTCTGCATGGTACTTCGGACAGTTTGTAATTTCGACCTaaacttaaatgtttatttttattttttgtcaatgTGTGTTTAATACCCGTCTCCaactgagggcagggaccatgccCACCTCATCGACCATGGGTCTGGAACTTAGAAGGCAAAGAACAAACATTGCTGAAATAACTTGAGTAGGTAACGGGGTTCCGGAAGCCCGCTGGGAGCAGTAGCCCAAGGAGGTAGAAACGCGCTCATCGAAGGGGAGAAGAGTTTTTTCCTAGGGTAGAAGGGAGTCGAGGTTGAAGATCTGGGTCATCTTCGGATTCAGGCTTGGTCCCCTCGCATTAGGGGCCGCGGAACGCGCGCCGGCTCCGGGCGGAGGAGGGCGGAGGAGGGCGGAGGGTGGGGGGGATGAGCAAGTCACCTACCCCGGCCCGCAGGCGGCGCCGAGTTGGGGCGGGACGACCATAGAGAGCGCAAAGGCGGAGCGAGCGGCCGGATGCGGTCACCATAGAGACGGGGACTGACAGCGAGCGGAAAAGGAAGGAGTGGGCCGGGCTGTGAGGTGGCAGCGGCTGCGGTGGCGGAGCCGGCGCTTCGGCGGAGCTCTGGGGTCTGTTCTCCCCTTCGCGTCCTTCCCCACAACCCTGCAAGGGGGCGTCGCTCCATAGGAGCGACCCCAGCTCCGGTCCCAGCTCCACGTCCTCGCCCCCCGGAGCTCCCCGGGACCGGCCATACCCCGGCCGGCGGCCGCCCCTTACTATCGGCCCGCCGTCGCCCCCGGCCCGGATCAAGCCCCCCCGCCCCTCTTCGGCGGGCCCCCGGCGTGTCCCCTGGGTGTCCGCCGCCCAGTCGAACCTGAGAGCGGGGTCTTTGCCCTCCTCTCCCCGCGTCGCTCGAACGGAGCCTCCCTGCCCTCTCTTCCTCTGACAGCCCGTGACGCAACCAGTTCTTATTTCTGCTGCGAGAAGAACGGCTCAAGCTCGCTCTGGGCCTCCTTTCTTAGGCCTGAAGCTGGTCTGTAACGGCTGAGAGAGAGACGTGGGGCGGGGAGTTGCCGGGCTTGACACCCGAGCATCCGTCCGCCCGCTCCAGCTTCTTGTCCTCTCGCTTTGCTTCGGGTGCCTGGGGCCTTGGGAAAAGGCAGCCACCGAATCGCTCTTGACAACAGCCGGAGTGGCTTGTCACCGGCCTGGTCTCTTCTTGGAGGATGGTGGGCAGCCTCGGGCTCTCAGCACCGGGGGTTCAGAGAAGAATGCCCTGCCCAGCAGCTCCATCAGCTTTTGTGCTCCTCTGAGGCTGTCCTCCGTGCTGAGTCACCACATCCCTCCACCTCATTAGGTGGGGCAGAACGTCTGTGCGCGGTGCCAGTGGCTCCTGACCGCTCCTGACTGCCGGGAGGAGGGGTTCCTCTGGCCCAAGTGTTTCCTTAACGCGGGTGAAGAGAGTAGGAAGGCCTGGGCTCCATCTCTGACTTCCCAGGGGCCGGCAGCCCcttcagtgagtgagtgagatgTATGCCCCTCCCAGATGCTCTTTGAGAAAGGCCTGTGGAGTTAGGTTCTTCTAGCTGGGTGCTGGTGTTTTGATGGCCTATGTGCTTTTCCCTAACCCCAGCTTTATCAGTTGCTGCCATCTCTCTGCTTAGATAGTGTCACCAGATGTATGTAGTCCTTCTTTGGGGGTTGGGTTTGGCAGGACTGAgtcttgcttctttctcttctggACTAGAGGACCCCACTGTTGGTGGGTGAAATTGATTCTAACATTTACTACCATTTGGACTGTGGGTTAGAACCAGCACCTTGACAGCGGAAGACAAGGCAGGAGTTTCTTGGGGATCCTGGGCCCAGAAGCAAACACAACCTTGTTCTCTCATTGACCTCACTGGCCCCAGGCTCCCTTGTTGAAAGAGTCCATTGGTCACTGATTGATCCCTGAGGCTGTGCCCTCCGGGGCACACACATGGCAGGGCCCACCGCCATGCGGCTGAGCTCAGTGTTGGCTCTGCTGCGACCAGCACTGCCCCTCATCCTAGGGCTGTCTCTGGGGTGCAGCCTGAGCCTCTTGAGGGTGTCCTGGATCCAGGGGGAGGGGGACGATCCCTGCTTAGAGGCTGTGGGGGAAGCCGGAGGGCCACAGAGTCTAGACTCAAGAACTCAGCTTGACCAAAGCGACGAAGACTTCAAACCCCGGATTGTCCCCTACTATAGGGATCCCAACAAGCCCTACAAGAAGGTGCTCAGGTGAGTTAACGTGCACGTGTGTGCATCATCCCCACACCCCACTTCAGGGTTGCTCCGAGTCCTTGCCTCCACATCCTATCTATGGTCACTGGTAATCATCGTTAGCCTCCCTGAAGCAGTTCTCTGCCTTATTTACCATCATGGTTccagttttttttcctcctcctcaggcCTGAGAAAGCCTCACCCATTGGTGTTAAGTTAGTGGTTGGATGTTCTTCAGCAGGGCAGGAGTTGCATCTAATCCATCTAATCCATTCTGGGTCCACCTCTCCCCGAGATCAGTTCCAGTGTCAGCTACTCAGTAGACGCTCTCACCAGTAGCTCATTAGTGTTGATGAGGAGGTCTCCCCCTTCTCGTCTCATCCCCAACTCACTAATTCCCCGGGGGAGGTATACGCTGGACATGCTGGGTTCCTAAAGATTAGGGAGTTGACCCTGGCACACTGGTCTCCCCGCAGGACTCGGTACATCCAGACGGAGCTGGGCTCTCGCGAGCGGTTGCTGGTGGCTGTCCTGACCTCCCGGGCCACGCTGTCCACTCTGGCTGTGGCTGTGAACCGTACGGTGGCCCACCACTTCCCCCGGTTGCTCTACTTCACTGGGCAGCGAGGGGCCCGGACCCCAGCAGGGATGCAGGTGGTATCTCACGGGGACGAACGGCCAGCCTGGCTCATGTCTGAGACGCTGCGCCATCTTCACACGCACTTCGGGGCCGACTACGACTGGTTCTTCATCATGCAGGATGACACGTACGTGCAGGCCCCCCGCCTGGCGGCCCTGGCCGGCCACCTCAGCATCAACCAGGACCTGTACCTGGGCCGGGCAGAGGAGTTCATCGGCGCTGGCGAGCAGGCCCGGTACTGCCATGGGGGCTTTGGCTACCTGTTGTCACGGAGCCTCCTGCTTCGGCTGCGGCCACATCTGGATGGCTGCCGCGGAGACATTCTCAGTGCCCGACCTGACGAGTGGCTTGGCCGCTGCCTCATTGACTCTCTGGGCATCGGCTGTGTCTCGCAACACCAGGTGAAGGCACTTTCAAGTTAGTCCTCATCCCTGACAAATTAGCAGAGACCAGCAGCTGGTCTCAAGGCTGGGGGGGCTGCCAGCTGTTTCCCCGAAGCTCCTGGGGTGGTCGTTGTGCCCTCCTCAGCCCCAATCGCCCCTCTCGCTCTCCCTTGCCCACCTCTGGCAGCCTTAGATCCCTGGAACCGTCAAAAGTGGCGTCTTGTCAGGGACCTGAGCAAGCCTGAAAGGTGCCCCTTCCTCACCAGTCTCCCCCCGTCTGGCCCCTTGCCCTCCTCCCAACACCTGCACCGTCTCCAGTGACCTGGGAGTGCCCTTGAGGGGACcactctcctggaggaggagggtggcCCAGGAGCCTCCCTGTTGGTTGAAGAAGAGGGGACAATCCCAGAGGGGCCCTCCTCCTCCACCGGAGTCCTGGACGTCTCTGCTGGCTCGGCTTTCATTCTTTTGAGAAACAGCAGGATTCTTTGGGAGACGAGGTCATCCTAGCTGCCTAGCAAGCGCTCTCTTTTCCAGAATCCGGTGAGAGTAAGGCGAAGGTTGAGGGGACCCCAGAATGAGCTCCTATGCCCTTCCTGCCGCCTCAGCAGCAGTGGCAGTCACAGGCGTGAGCGCCAAGGGCGGTCAAGGGTGGTTGGGCCAGGCAGTTCCTCCCTGTGTGGCACTGATTGGTTTCATGGTCCTCCAGGGGCAGCAGTATCGCTCGTTTGAACTGGCCAAAAATAGGGACCCTGAGACGGAGAGAAGCTTAGCTTTCCTGAGTGCCTTCGCGGTGCATCCTGTCTCCGAGGGAACCCTCATGTACCGGCTCCACAAGCGCTTCAGTGCTCTGGAGCTGGAGCGGGCCTACAGCGAAATAGAACAGCTGCAGGTGAGCCGGGGGCCCATGGTTGCAGGTCAGAGGGTGCTTCAGATGTCCGGGCTCACAGATGAGCAAGAGGGGAGGCCGGGCAAGGCAGAAGGAGGCTGACTGTACCGACCAAACCTCAGTGAAAAGCACCCCAGGGAGAAGGGGCTCGGGGTGCTCTGGGTGAAAGCTCCTGGCATGATGTGGGTTCACTTGAGAGGATCTGCAGGAGAGCTCTGAGGAGCAGGCTTGGCACCAGAAGGGTTTCTCTCCTCTCCAGTAATGCCTCGCCGAAACCCCGCAGTCCCTGGACTTCTAGCACTGTCCTTAAAACGCCCAAGGGCAGAAGGTAGAAGAATGCTCTAGTTGATGGCAGGGGGTTGTCCGAGGTGGGATCCAGGTGAAAACAAAGGTCTCCTTCTGTGAACAGAGCGTGAGTCCTGTGAGTGAGGAAGAGAAAGTCCGCGGAGCCCCAGACGTCAGGGTCCCCTGCCCTCCACAGTGGCACTCTGCCCACCCCATCCTCCTCCCCACAGCAGCTGTGTGCGGATGGTGGGTCTGTGTGCCCCATACAGGCTGTTAAATACAGGCCGTTCAGCGCCAGGCCTCACTGAGTGTTGATGGAGTCAGGACGGACCTCAGAACCCAGGACGCTGGAGCGACCTGGGGTCCCGACTCCCTTGCCAGGCACTAACAGGGCGTCCCTCCCGCCCTAGGCTCAGATCCGGAACCTGACTGCGCTGACCCCCGAGGGGGAGGCGGGGCTGAGCTGGCCCCTTGGGCTCCCGGCCCCCTTCACGCCGCACTCTCGTTTTGAGGTGCTGGGCTGGGACTACTTCACAGAGCAGCACACCTTCTCCTGCGTGGACGGGGCCCCCAAGTGCCCCCTGCAAGGGGCGAGCAGGGCAGACGTGGGCGATGCCGTGGAGACGGCCCTGGAGCAGCTGAACCGGCGCTACCAACCCCGCCTGCGCTTCCAGAAGCAGCGGCTGCTCAACGGCTACCGGCGCTTCGACCCGGCACGTGGCATGGAGTACACGCTGGACCTGCTGCTGGAGGCCGTGACGCAGCGGGGGCACCGGCGGGCGCTGGCACGCAGGGTCAGCCTGCTGCGGCCGCTGAGCCGCGTGGAGATCCTGCCCATGCCCTACGTCACCGAGGCCACGCGTGTGCAGCTGGTGCTGCCGCTGCAGGCTGCCGAGGCTGCCGCAGCCCCCGCGTTCCTGGAGGCCTTTGCGGCCGGGGTCCTGGAGCCCCGAGAGCACGCCTTACTCACCCTGTTGCTGGTCTACGGGCCGCGGGAAGGGGGCCGAGGGGCCCCAGACCCGTTCGTCGGGGTGAAGGCGGCAGCGGCCGAACTGGAACGACGATACCCCGGGATGAGGCTGGCCTGGCTCGCCGTACGAGCGGAGGCACCTTCCCAGGTGCGGCTCATGGACGTGGTCTCCAAGAAGCACCCCGTGGACACGCTCTTCTTCCTCGCCACCGTGTGGACCAGGCCGGGGCCTGAGGTCCTCAACCGCTGCCGCATGAACGCCATCTCCGGCTGGCAGGCCTTCTTCCCGGTCCACTTCCAGGAGTTCAACCCTGCCCTGGCACCACAGAGACCACCCCCAGGGGCTGGCCCCGACCCCCCATCCCCTCCGGGTGCAGACCCTGCCCGGGGGGCTGCTGGAGGGGGCAGGTTTGACCGGCAGGCTTCAGCAGAGGGCTGCTTCTACAACGCGGACTACCTGGCTGCCCGAGCCCGGCTGGCCGCCGACCTGGCAggccaggaagaggaggaagccCTGGAGGGGCTGGAGGTGATGGATGTTTTCCTCCGGTTCTCAGGGCTCCACCTTTTCCGGGCCGTGGAGCCAGGGCTGGTGCAGAAGTTCTCCCTGCGGGACTGCAGCCCTCGGCTCAGCGAGGAACTCTACCACCGGTGCCGCCTTAGCAAcctggaggggctggggggccGCGCGCAGCTGGCCATGGCCCTGTTCGAGCAGGAGCAGGCCAACAGCACCTAGCGTGCTCGGGCCCCGCACCTCCACACACAGCCCCTGCCGGCCCCCGCCCCGGGAGGCAGGCAAGATGCACGGACAGATGGGAGATCTCGccgctgtgtttttttttttttaataagaaaatgttattaaaagtGTCTTCTGCCAAACTGTTTTTAGGTCTAGGAAAAATGGGAGTAAGGAGACtctgagggagggggtggggagcttCCCGGAGGAACCCACTGCCCTTTCCCCGGCCCCCccaatcctcctccctccctagtTGCCAATGACCACACGGCTGTTATCAGGTAAATGACCTTTAATCCAGCCCCTGCCTCGCCCACAAGGCATCGGGAGTGACAGCCAGGCCCCAGGGGATGGGCCGGGGGCCCTCAGCGGCACGATTCCCCAGCGCGCCTAGGTGTTGCGTACAACCAGCGACTGCTCCAGCTCCTGCCTGCGCTGCTGGATCTGTAAGGAAAGGAGAGCAGGCGCAGGTGACCAGATGCTGGTGAGTGACAGGACAGGCCCCACCCGCCTGGAGGAGCATCTGGGAGCAGGGACGGTCCCACGCGgcgagggggagggtgggggtttCTCTGGGGGTGAGCGGGGAGCCGAGGGCgctcggggtggggggtgggctcaCACCTTGCAGTAGAAGTATCGGCTGACGGCCTCCTGGGACCAAGGCTGGTGGTAGAACTCAGCCCGGCGCTCCTCCTCTGGGTTGCCCGCCACGTCTGTCATCACCTGGGAGGGAGCAGCAGGGTCATCCTGAGCCTGGACACCCCCGCACGACATTCACTGTCTCCCCGGCATGCTTGTCTCCTACCCAGCACCCCCCGAGGCCCCCTTCACCTTGAGGTCCCGACTCTGGGAGCGGAGGAGGTCCTGGATGTAGCCCTTGGGGTCTCTGGAGAAGCTCAGCATGAAGTCCCTCTGGATCTTGAGCTGGTTGATGGACTCAATCGTCTCATGGATCTGCAGGTAGAAAGACACGTGCTCTCACCTGGCCAGGCTGAGGTGGGAGAAGCGGGGAGGGGGCGTGGTGGGGGGCTCGCCGCTGTCCCCTGGAAGGGCAGTCCCCAAGAAGGGGGCGTGGGCAGAGCTCCACGTCCCAAGGGCAGGGCCCCTCCCCGTCCTCTCCCATGTCCTCGTCCTGCTGTGTCTGCGCATGTGTCACCGTCGGGTCACCGTCGTGTTGCAGCGCCAGGCTCCAGCCCCACCTTACTGTCCAGAGCGCTGATCTCCTGCTGGTTGGCCGTGGACAGCAGGAAGCTGCTCATCTGTCCCTTCAGGGGCTCCTCCACCTCCACGTCAATGTCGTAGCACGCTGTCTTCTTCTGGTCCGACGGGTCCACGCTGCCAGGGAAGGCCAGCCCTTGGCGTACGTGCTGCCCCGACGGAGGCCAAGGGCCCCCAAGGCCTGATgcggggggtgggcagagggagggacGGGGGGGCGGGACCACCACAGTGACTCCCAGCTCTGAGGAGCAGGGTTGGGGGGGCCTCACCTGATGACATGGTTGATGACAATCGGGTCAGGGGGCAGCAGAAGGGCTGTGAGGCGCTGGGGAATCTCAGAAAACTTCAGCCGGGGACAGTCAAAAATCTGCAGTAGGAGAGAAGAGGTTCCCTGCTCTGCACTCAGAAGAGCCTCCGTTCTCAAAAGGCCCCCCAAGCAGCCACCTCTCACGggggaggccagccctgggcctgaGGCCTGCTTCCACCGCTCACGGTGCAACCCCGAGCCGCTCAACTTCACACCTCGGCCTCGGTCTCTCCGTCTCTGGGAGCCGAAGGCAGGGGCACCGATCTCAGGGGGCTTGTTAGAATTAAATGCGTCAGTTATACACGAAGTGCCTGAAGCAGCACCTGGCATGCGgtgagtgctcaataaacatcgACTGTTGTTTTCACTACTCAAGTCTACCTGtcgtatttattttaaagttatattaataATAACCTCTAGTTTGGCAGAATCACTTCCACAGCAGTTTGATTCTCCTAACTGCCCAGCGGGTGAGACGGGACAGGTGTGGTGAAGATAAGGAACAAGGCTGCAAACAGCTAAGTGATGGACCCGGCGTCTGGACCCAGGGCCAAAACCTGGGGGCCCTAGCTCCAGGTGCCAAGAACATGTTCCCCAGAGCCACTAGCTTTCTGGGGTTCCCGACCTGCCTCacctcgggggtgggggggctgagACAGGCAGGCTGCAGCACAGGGTGGTGTCGTGGCAGAGCCCAGATGGGAAGCCGGGTCTCCGGCTCTGAGATCATTCCCGATGGAGTCAAGGAGGCAGGGTGGCGTTCCTGAGCAGAGGCCTTTCCCCTCCCCATGGCCCCAGGCTCAGGGGAGAGGGTACCTGCTGGAAATACTTGTCGCCGTTGATGTATTCCTTGTCATGGGAGTCCTGCAGCCGGTTGGTCTTCACGTATTGCCACAGGGCCTGGACAATGGCCGAGCGGCTCTGGGTGTGCAATCCTAGCAGCCGGGCCAGGCGGGGATCCAGTTTGAACTGGGGAGGCTGGGCCAAGGAGGCCGTGAGAAAATGAGACAAAAAGAGAGCGGGAGGGGCTCAGAACTCAGGGGCTGCAGGGCCTGGGCTCCTTGGAAACAAGCTTCTGGAGCAGGCAGGGTGGAGGGGAGAACGGGGTCTCTCAGGGCATAACAGCTTGCAAGCCAAGGCCCACCCCAGCCAGGAGAAGGGTACAGGAGGCGGGATGCTGGGCGGGGCAGTGTCTGGGGGTGAGGGCACATACCTGGTAGTCCAGCATGAGGAGCAGCGTACAACGCACACTCAGGTCCCCTGGCCTCTTCACCTGGAACCCATCCGTCTCCTGAGTGGTGGGTGTCCGGTGCCACTGTCCAGGGGTAGGAGCTGAGTCACCTCATAGGCCCATCTGAGCTGGTCGGGCCTCGGAGCTCTGGGTGCAGGactggggggcgggggaagggggtCCCTGATCCAAGTCTGCACCACTAACAGGACTGCATTCTAGGTTCTTCAGGACTGTGGTCTGTGGCCGGTTCAAGGGCAGGAGGGGTCCGGGTCTTTCTTACCTCCACGAGGTGGTTGTCAGGGCCATAAAGGTCTTTGTCCAGCTCAATGACCAAGCtcttgaaaaaggaagagaacttGCGCTTCTGCTTGCTGGGCTGTGGGAGAGGCATGGACCGTGGGCGCGGAACAGGGCCCACGGGGGCAGAGTGAGTTGGGAGCGGGTGGGGGCTGGCCGGGTAGGGCCACACAGTCAGAAGTAGGCCTGGGCACGTCTCTCTGGACCACCCTCCCGCAGCCAGGGCTGACTTCCCCAGTCCTCGGTGCACACGTCCAGTACCGGCCTCAGCTCAGCCCCATACCCACCCCAGGACACCTGGAGAGACCTGGGCCAGGACGTACGTCATCCAGGAGCTTCCCCTCCACCCGCAGCTCCCAGGAGGCAATGCTGCCGTCAGAATCCTCGGCATCGGGCTTTGCAGGGTTAAAAGTATTGGAGATATAAAGACGCAGCTTGCGCTTTTGCTGTAGAGATAAAGAGTGTCATACAGAGCCAGTCCCCAGGGGGCCAGCCCCAGCTTCTCCCATGCAGGGACTAGGACTTGGCACCCTCACCCCGCCCCCAAGCCAGGGCACCTTCATGGGCCGCTTCAGAGCCTCCTGGATGTCCACCCGCTTCCTCATAATGGTCTGATCCAGTTTCCTCTCAAACGCCAGGAGGTCCATATAAGCCTGGGACTCTGGGACCAGCTCCCGGATCTGGAAGCGGGGAGGAAGCGAGGCAGGGAACCAGGGGCTCAGCCAATCTTGCAGGTTGGAACGTGCGGGTGTCACGTGGCCCCAGGAGTGTGCGAGTGTGGCGGGCAGGGAGCTGGCCACATTCAGGGCAGGTAACTTGGACAGTGCAGACGGGACCTCTGAATCCAGCCATGAAGGTCTGGATGTTACAGGGATGAAAACCGCTATGGAGATCCATGCGTTTCATCACTAGGGGAGGCCGGAGCAGCCACGGAGGCCAGCAAGCGCTTAGGGTTTCACCTGCTCATCCTATCCTTTCCCTGGTCACACAGCCTCTGGGTTCCCGGGGGCGTCTGTGAAGTGGTCAGGGGCCCCTGGGGTCCCTGAGACAGGAGACGTCGCAGCTTGGGCCTACAGTGACACCTCACCCAGATGTTCTGCTCCAGCTGGGGTCTCAGCCGTCCTCTGGACCCAGCTGGGCCTGGGTCCCCTTACGCTGCGGGGCCTTCCGGCCAGCTTCTGTTCCCTTCGCTCCTCTGCCAGCCTGCGGTCCCCGAGCTCTCAGCCCCTTTGTCCCCTGCCTTTATGTCTCTATAGACCGCTGGAATTCAATCTGCGCCCCCTACCCAGACCCAGGATCCTACCCTCTCTGGCTCTGcttctcccctctgccccacTCCGTCCTTCTGGCCCTGGGGGAGCCTCATTTCTTAATtagctttttaaacaaaaaaagtgaaagtgactatGATGTTGAAGCGCTGCTCCTGagcggggaggggaggtggcCCGGGGTgttggtggtggggaggaggggagaggagggcggAGCAGgaaagggttgggggtggggtgggctgggggctgcTGTGAAAGGCACTCACCCTTTGAGGGAGGATTTTGTCAGCCATCTTCCTCCTCTTGGcactgtacattttttaaagaaaaaaccagGTTACCATGGCGACAGATCTGGGAGTAACGAGGCCACCTGCTAAATTATCCCGACATCTCAGCCCGCCTGGCTGGGGTTCCCACAGCCCGCTCATCTGCCCAACCGAGGGGCTACGCCGCCGGCTGTGTGTGGCTCTGTCCTCTCACAGGGAGCAGAGGTGACTCTGTCCTTTCTCCGGCCTGGGAGCCCCTTTTCTGCCCCGCCACATCCCCAGGGCCAGAGAAATTAGACTTGGAAGGGGCTCGGAGCAGAGGCACTGCAGAAACGTTTGGGGAAAGCTGGGCAGCGGCAAGGACAGAGTTGGGGGATACATTGtgaggacttttttttccctcctctgagAAGGGGCACACAGCCCAAGGTGGCTgagctggtggggaggggagccgACCCCCTTGCCCCATCCCAGGAGCAGGAAGTGATGGTGTGAAGCTAGTGAGGACCAGCACCCCAGCCACCCTGGGCTAGGAAGGGGACCCTGATGGGCAGGGGGTGCTCATGCCCTTGGACCTGCCAGCAGGGCCCAGGGACACACCCACAGGTATCCAGAGAGAGTGGGTACGGATGTTCCCCTCTTGGGTGTGGCTGGTGGGCTGGACCTGGGGTAGCAGCTGGGACTTGGACTCTGCTGGATCCACTAGCTGGTTCCGACTCCCAGAAGCAACCCCAGAAAACCCTTGGCAAGTAGAACCCAGCCTAGGGAATGGCTGCATACTGCCCCCATGTGGTGGTCTCAACCACTGCCCCCATCCCTGGCCAAAAATCTATTCAAGGCTAGACAAGCAGGTTTCACTAAAGGGCTGATTTGTTTTGAAGAAACTCTCTCTGTGAAACTCTCCAGTAATACAAGATAAATCAGGAACTCTACAAAAGAATGACTCACTTTGGAAAGAATTCCTCATGGGCTTCCTATAAATGGTGAATTTTCCttgacatgtaaaaaaaaaatttaataatgagGTAAAATCCATATTGCACCTTTTATAGGACTCCATCTGGTGTGCAAAAGGAAGCATGTGTGTTTGGCTAAACAGTGAAACCCACAGGGGTATCTTCCTTGCCAGGCACCAGCAGGGGCTTTTGGGGGTGCCACCGGCTGGCTCAGACAAGGAAACAGGCTGGCCCTTGGTGGCTTGGGGGCAGACCCAATCCAGAAGACAGACCATGGCAACTCCTCAACATTTGAGTGCCTAAGAATCACCAGAGAGCGCCAGGGGGCAGAGACTGCCCACCCATGGGGCAAATCCCAGGCTCTCCCGCCACTGGCCAGGGATTCAGATTAAGAAGATTCGGAGTGGGGCTTTCGAGG is a genomic window containing:
- the SMARCD3 gene encoding SWI/SNF-related matrix-associated actin-dependent regulator of chromatin subfamily D member 3 isoform X3, which encodes MTAGLQHPPAVVQRPGMPSGARMPHQGAPMGPPGSPYMGSPAVRPGLAPAGMEPARKRAAPPPGQSQAQSQGQPVPTAPARSRSAKRRKMADKILPQRIRELVPESQAYMDLLAFERKLDQTIMRKRVDIQEALKRPMKQKRKLRLYISNTFNPAKPDAEDSDGSIASWELRVEGKLLDDVRPGPGLSRCPGPSKQKRKFSSFFKSLVIELDKDLYGPDNHLVEWHRTPTTQETDGFQVKRPGDLSVRCTLLLMLDYQPPQFKLDPRLARLLGLHTQSRSAIVQALWQYVKTNRLQDSHDKEYINGDKYFQQIFDCPRLKFSEIPQRLTALLLPPDPIVINHVISVDPSDQKKTACYDIDVEVEEPLKGQMSSFLLSTANQQEISALDSKIHETIESINQLKIQRDFMLSFSRDPKGYIQDLLRSQSRDLKVMTDVAGNPEEERRAEFYHQPWSQEAVSRYFYCKIQQRRQELEQSLVVRNT
- the SMARCD3 gene encoding SWI/SNF-related matrix-associated actin-dependent regulator of chromatin subfamily D member 3 isoform X1, with product MAADEVAGGARKATKSKLFEFLVHGVRPGMPSGARMPHQGAPMGPPGSPYMGSPAVRPGLAPAGMEPARKRAAPPPGQSQAQSQGQPVPTAPARSRSAKRRKMADKILPQRIRELVPESQAYMDLLAFERKLDQTIMRKRVDIQEALKRPMKQKRKLRLYISNTFNPAKPDAEDSDGSIASWELRVEGKLLDDVRPGPGLSRCPGPSKQKRKFSSFFKSLVIELDKDLYGPDNHLVEWHRTPTTQETDGFQVKRPGDLSVRCTLLLMLDYQPPQFKLDPRLARLLGLHTQSRSAIVQALWQYVKTNRLQDSHDKEYINGDKYFQQIFDCPRLKFSEIPQRLTALLLPPDPIVINHVISVDPSDQKKTACYDIDVEVEEPLKGQMSSFLLSTANQQEISALDSKIHETIESINQLKIQRDFMLSFSRDPKGYIQDLLRSQSRDLKVMTDVAGNPEEERRAEFYHQPWSQEAVSRYFYCKIQQRRQELEQSLVVRNT
- the SMARCD3 gene encoding SWI/SNF-related matrix-associated actin-dependent regulator of chromatin subfamily D member 3 isoform X2: MAADEVAGGARKATKSKLFEFLVHGVRPGMPSGARMPHQGAPMGPPGSPYMGSPAVRPGLAPAGMEPARKRAAPPPGQSQAQSQGQPVPTAPARSRSAKRRKMADKILPQRIRELVPESQAYMDLLAFERKLDQTIMRKRVDIQEALKRPMKQKRKLRLYISNTFNPAKPDAEDSDGSIASWELRVEGKLLDDPSKQKRKFSSFFKSLVIELDKDLYGPDNHLVEWHRTPTTQETDGFQVKRPGDLSVRCTLLLMLDYQPPQFKLDPRLARLLGLHTQSRSAIVQALWQYVKTNRLQDSHDKEYINGDKYFQQIFDCPRLKFSEIPQRLTALLLPPDPIVINHVISVDPSDQKKTACYDIDVEVEEPLKGQMSSFLLSTANQQEISALDSKIHETIESINQLKIQRDFMLSFSRDPKGYIQDLLRSQSRDLKVMTDVAGNPEEERRAEFYHQPWSQEAVSRYFYCKIQQRRQELEQSLVVRNT